The sequence below is a genomic window from Paenibacillus silvisoli.
TACATTAAGCATGTTCATCTGAAAGATTACTGGATGTACCCGACTTCGGAGGGGTATATGCTGGTCCGCTGTCCGATAGGACAAGGGGCGGTCGATTTCCCGGCGTTGATGGCTATTCTTCGGAATGTCCCGCAGCCGCCGGACATGTCGATCGAAATCGGGGCGCTCGAGGGCAGGCATACGCGCGTGCTCGAAGACGATTACTGGCCGGAGTATCCGGCTCGGTCCGCGCAGCAGCTGGCTGAGCTGCTTCGTTTTGCTTCGAGGCACTTCAAGCCGGCGACGGATTGGCGAACGCCGCATGAACGGGGAGAGCCGGCAGCCGCGGTCATTGCCTACGAACGGTCGCAGCTCATGTCCAGCATCGCTTACGCGCATCAGTTGATGCATCTGATACAAGCAACTACGGAGGAACAGGAGGCGCTGCCATGATTATCGATCTAAATGGAAAAGTCGCGATCGTCACGGGAGCCGGCCGAGGCATCGGACGCCATATCGCGCTCACGCTCGCGAAGGAGGGCGTCATCGCGATCGGCACCGACAACAGGCAGGAGCTGCTGGATGACCTTGCGCTGGAATTCGCGGAGCAGCAGCTTGCCGGCGCGCAATTTTTGTGCGACGTGCGAGATGCGGAGCGAATTGCGGAAGTCGTGAAAGAGGTTCAAAGCCGATTCGGTCGAGTAGATATTCTTGTCAACAATGCCGGCGTGGCCAGCGGCGGCACGGTGGAAACGCTCAAGGAAGAGATTTGGGACGCGAACATGGACATCAATCTGAAGGGCACGTTCCTGATGTGCCAAGCGGTCGTGCCGTACATGAAAGCGCAGCGCTCCGGCCGTATCCTGAATGCCGCTTCGTTCGCGGCAATCGTTCCGGCCTATGGCAGCGCGGCATACGCCTCTTCGAAGGCGGCGGTGAAGCAGTTTACCCGCGTGCTCGCAGGCGAGCTGGGCCCGTACGACATCACCGTGAACTGCTATTCGCCGGGGATGATTCCGACCGACATGAACAGCTATGCCAAGCAGCCCGAAGAACGGCAGCAGCGGCTGCTCGACACGCTGACGCTGCGGCGCTGGGGGAACAAGGACGATATCGCGAGCTTGATTTGCTTCCTCGCTTCCGATCTGGCCGGCTATATTACCGGTACGATGATCGACATTAGCGGCGGCAAGCTGACGACGCAAATTCCGGGCATGGCCTACGAGGCGGCGAGAAAGGATGCGCTTCAGTCATGACGGCGCTTGCGCTTGCGTTGGATGGGCAGACCGTCGTCGTGACGGGCGCTGCCAAGGGCATCGGACGAGCGATCGCGAGGCGCTTCTTGGATTTCGGAGCGAGCGTCGTCGTTGCCGATGCGGACGAGGGCGGCCGTGAGACGGCTAAGCAGCTGGCGTCGGAGGAGGAAGGGTTCGCGGCAAGGGTTCATTTTATCCGCTGCGATGTGTCCAAACGATCCGAGGTCGAAGCGCTAATCGCAGAGACGGCGGAGCATTTTGGCGCGGTGGACGTGCTTGTCAATAATGCCGGTATTTTTCCGAGAGCGGATCTGTTCCGGACGGACGATGCGTTCTGGGACAACGTGATGGGCATTAACCTGAAAGGCGCCTACATGCTGTGCCAAGCCGTTGTCCCGGCAATGATCGAGCGGAGCTCCGGCGTTATCGTCAACATCGGCTCCGGTCACGCGGGATCAGGCGAACCGGATACGATGGCGTATGCCGTTTCCAAGGGCGGCATCGTCACCTTGACGAAAAATTTGGCCAAGTCGCTCGCGAAGCATAACATCCGGGTCAACTGCGTGCAGCCGGGCTGGGTCGCGTCGGAAGGCGAGGTCGCCCGTTGGCGGGCGAACGGAATGGACGAGGAGCAGATTGAGGCGATGTCGGCCCGCGTGCAAACCGGCGAGGACATCGCGGATGCGGTCGTTTTTCTGGCCTCCGGCATGAGCAGGCAAATTATCGGCCATGTGCTGGTCGTCGATGGCGGCGCGTCTTTAGGCAGGGTGCGGTGAACGTCGACATCTGTGCGCCGAACGTTCTAACGGTTGCCACAGCGGTTATTTGCTTAAAAATAGCCCTTTTTGGAAGCTAACGGTTGTCACAGCGGTTATTTGGTCTAAATCGGAGCAATTCGCTGCCGAAATCGCCAAATAGGCTCCGTGGCAACCGTTACAATTTTAAAAGGGCCATTTGAGGCGAAATAGCCTCCGTGGCAACCGTTAGCGTTTGCACGATTACGAAATCACAAATATCCATACATAAGCAATCTAATTCCATTTATGACCAACGCCGTTATTGCTACACTAAGCATGTAAGGTCATAGGGGGGGGATAATCGTCGCAAATAACGAAGTAGTACAGCTGATCATTGGCGCAGGCGAATATGACAACAATCCCGAATGGACGCAGACTCAGGAATCGGAATTGAATTTATTGCGGCGGGATCAATGGGTGAGTCGTTTCAAGCGCAACACCGTCTCGGCAATTTTGGCAGAGCATGTATGGGAGCATTTGGATTACGACGAAGGCGTAGAAGCCGCTAACATTTGTTTTGAGTTTTTACGGCCTGGCGGTTATGTCCGGTGCGCTGTTCCCGATGGCTACTTCCCAAACGAGGAATACCAAAGAAGCGTGCAGGTTGGCGGACCGGGTCCCATGGATCACCCAGCTTCCAGTCATAAAATAGTTCATACCTACAAAACGCTTTCATCCATGTTTGAAGCGGCTGGATTTCAAGTGAAGTTACTGGAGTATTGCGATGAAAAAGGCGTTTTTCATTACAACGAATGGTTGGAGAAGAACGGCTTCATTTATCGTTCCAGACGCTTTGACCATAGAAATAAAGAAGGCAAGCTAGGCTTTGTTTCTCTCATCGTGGATGCTGTTAAAATCTGAGTAATTCCTAAGGAGGAAAAGAATCGTGCGATATCGCGCAATACCGGGAGCGGAGCTCCAAGCGGCCGTCATCGTGATGGGAACGGCGGGCTTCGGCGGCAGCATGTCCCGCGAGGAGGCTTACAGGCTGTTCGACTTGTATGTCGAGCAAGGCGGCAATTTTATCGATACGGCGCTTGTGTATGACGATTGGCTCGGGCAGGGCCGAAGCTTGACCGAGATCCGGCTGGGCGAGTGGCTGAAGGAGCGGGGACACCGCGACAAGCTTATTTTGGCGACGAAGGGCGCTCATCCGGAGCTTGCGACGATGCATATCTCGAGACTGGGTCGGCAGGATTTGAAGGACGACATCGCGCGGAGCTTGCGCCAGCTGCAGACCGACTACATCGACCTCTACTGGCTGCACCGCGACGATGCGAGCGTGCCGGTTGACGAGATTATGGAGACGCTGCATGAAGAACTGCGGGCCGGACGCATCCGGAGCATCGGCTGCTCGAACTGGACGGTCGAGCGGATCAAGCAGGCGCAAAGCTATGCCGAGGCGCATGGTCTC
It includes:
- a CDS encoding SDR family NAD(P)-dependent oxidoreductase gives rise to the protein MIIDLNGKVAIVTGAGRGIGRHIALTLAKEGVIAIGTDNRQELLDDLALEFAEQQLAGAQFLCDVRDAERIAEVVKEVQSRFGRVDILVNNAGVASGGTVETLKEEIWDANMDINLKGTFLMCQAVVPYMKAQRSGRILNAASFAAIVPAYGSAAYASSKAAVKQFTRVLAGELGPYDITVNCYSPGMIPTDMNSYAKQPEERQQRLLDTLTLRRWGNKDDIASLICFLASDLAGYITGTMIDISGGKLTTQIPGMAYEAARKDALQS
- a CDS encoding SDR family NAD(P)-dependent oxidoreductase gives rise to the protein MTALALALDGQTVVVTGAAKGIGRAIARRFLDFGASVVVADADEGGRETAKQLASEEEGFAARVHFIRCDVSKRSEVEALIAETAEHFGAVDVLVNNAGIFPRADLFRTDDAFWDNVMGINLKGAYMLCQAVVPAMIERSSGVIVNIGSGHAGSGEPDTMAYAVSKGGIVTLTKNLAKSLAKHNIRVNCVQPGWVASEGEVARWRANGMDEEQIEAMSARVQTGEDIADAVVFLASGMSRQIIGHVLVVDGGASLGRVR
- a CDS encoding class I SAM-dependent methyltransferase, translating into MIIGAGEYDNNPEWTQTQESELNLLRRDQWVSRFKRNTVSAILAEHVWEHLDYDEGVEAANICFEFLRPGGYVRCAVPDGYFPNEEYQRSVQVGGPGPMDHPASSHKIVHTYKTLSSMFEAAGFQVKLLEYCDEKGVFHYNEWLEKNGFIYRSRRFDHRNKEGKLGFVSLIVDAVKI
- a CDS encoding aldo/keto reductase — protein: MRYRAIPGAELQAAVIVMGTAGFGGSMSREEAYRLFDLYVEQGGNFIDTALVYDDWLGQGRSLTEIRLGEWLKERGHRDKLILATKGAHPELATMHISRLGRQDLKDDIARSLRQLQTDYIDLYWLHRDDASVPVDEIMETLHEELRAGRIRSIGCSNWTVERIKQAQSYAEAHGLTPFAASQPLWNLAVITPGAIGDPTLVTISDADRAYYAETGMTVIPYSSQANGFFSGRYARGVEPGNEGSASGVQRTYFNDASFDRLERVQQLAAELGTTGTAVALAYLTSQPFPVFPIIGATKPAYVQECCAASELILTPEQLSYLETGSRVSAV